From Prevotella melaninogenica, the proteins below share one genomic window:
- a CDS encoding SusC/RagA family TonB-linked outer membrane protein — translation MEKRITLFLFGLILSLGTAFGQAKINGTVVSQDDGEAVIGASVMVQGTTTGTVTDIDGHFTIDVPAGKKLVVSYIGMVTQTVTAKDGMKVVLSNDNHQLTEVVVTGMTQQDKRLFSGAATKIDASKAKLDGMADVSRSLEGRAAGVSVQNVSGTFGTAPKIRVRGNTSIFGSSKPLWVVDGVIMEDIANVDASSLSSGDAKTLISSAIAGLNADDIESFQILKDGSATSIYGARAMAGVIVVTTKKGKAGQSHLSYTGEYTLRLKPSYKNFNIMNSQDQMEVYRELEKKGYLNYAEIANASTSGVYGRMYQLISEYDATKGQFGLENTQAARDAYLRAAEYRNTDWFDQLFSSSIMHNHSVSASGGTDKGQYYASLSAMYDPGWYKSSRVQRYTGNINTTYNINKQVGLNLIANASYRKQRAPGSLSRTIDPSTGAVSRAFDINPYSYSLNTSRTLDPTESYTRNYAPFNIFNELNNNYMDLNVHDFRIQTSIDYKPITKLKLTALVAVKSAASTMEHVVRENSNQALAYRAMGTTTIRDANPYLYTDPDNPFALPESILKEGGILDRTGNHFFGWDTRLSAAYNDVFNDTHIVNLYAGVESNSVDRKATFDREWGMMFDAGEIAKLNYRAFKMFQEQGSDYYSLSNTHIRSLAYFGTGTYSYKGRYQMTGTFRYEGTNYLGKATSARWLPTYNVSGAWNAHEEEWFNKVFKQALTHATFRLSYSLTGDRPPVTNSLPIFTATVPWRPFTSIQETGYDEQFGNKNLTYEKKREFNLGFDFGFLDNRINLTTDFYWRRNSDLIGYVNHPQLGSYNLANVASMKSNGMELSLNTHNIKTKDFSWESNFIFSWTHNEITSLFTHARVIDLVQGTGYSLVGYPVNSIFSIPFAGLDGEGLPTFMNEDGRRTISGLNLQERDQEKIKYLKFEGPADPTTTGSFGNVFRYKNWDLNVFVTYSFGNKVRLNHIFSNRYDDMDALPKEFRNRWTYSGDEALTTIPVIASRRQNRNNSQLDVAYNAYNYSDVRIAKGDFIRMKEISLGYTFPAAMIRTIGVSSLALKLQATNLFLFYSDKKLNGQDPEFFNTGGVAAPVPKQFTLTLRLGL, via the coding sequence ATGGAGAAAAGAATTACTCTCTTTTTGTTTGGTCTTATCCTGTCATTAGGAACAGCGTTTGGTCAGGCAAAGATTAACGGAACCGTAGTTTCTCAGGACGATGGAGAAGCCGTTATCGGAGCATCTGTCATGGTACAAGGTACTACGACGGGTACAGTTACCGATATTGATGGTCACTTCACTATCGACGTTCCTGCAGGAAAGAAACTCGTAGTCAGTTACATTGGTATGGTCACTCAGACCGTAACAGCAAAAGATGGCATGAAGGTTGTCCTCTCTAATGACAATCATCAGCTTACTGAGGTCGTCGTAACGGGTATGACCCAGCAAGACAAACGCCTCTTCTCTGGTGCTGCTACCAAGATTGATGCTTCAAAAGCTAAGCTCGATGGTATGGCGGATGTGAGCCGTTCGCTTGAAGGTCGTGCTGCCGGTGTGAGCGTTCAGAACGTGTCTGGTACGTTCGGTACTGCTCCTAAGATTCGTGTTCGTGGTAACACGTCAATCTTCGGTTCATCAAAGCCTTTGTGGGTTGTTGATGGTGTCATCATGGAAGACATTGCCAATGTTGATGCAAGTTCGTTGTCATCAGGTGATGCAAAGACTTTGATTTCTTCTGCTATTGCAGGATTGAATGCTGATGACATTGAAAGTTTCCAGATTCTGAAGGACGGTTCTGCTACATCTATCTATGGTGCTCGTGCTATGGCAGGTGTGATTGTTGTAACAACAAAGAAGGGTAAGGCTGGTCAGAGCCATTTGAGCTATACCGGTGAGTACACTCTCCGTTTGAAGCCAAGCTATAAGAACTTTAATATCATGAACTCACAGGACCAGATGGAGGTTTATCGTGAGTTAGAGAAGAAGGGCTATTTGAATTATGCCGAGATTGCTAACGCCTCTACAAGTGGTGTTTATGGTCGTATGTATCAGCTTATCTCTGAGTATGATGCTACTAAGGGACAGTTCGGTCTTGAGAATACACAGGCTGCACGTGACGCTTATCTGCGTGCTGCTGAGTATCGCAATACTGACTGGTTCGACCAGCTTTTCTCAAGTTCAATCATGCACAACCACTCTGTGAGTGCTTCTGGTGGTACAGACAAGGGTCAGTACTATGCTTCACTCTCTGCGATGTATGATCCGGGATGGTATAAGTCAAGCCGTGTTCAGCGTTACACAGGTAACATCAACACGACTTACAACATTAATAAGCAGGTAGGTTTGAACCTTATCGCTAATGCTTCTTACCGTAAGCAGAGAGCTCCAGGTTCGTTGAGCCGTACGATTGACCCATCAACAGGTGCTGTTAGTCGTGCTTTCGATATCAACCCTTACTCTTATTCTTTGAACACTTCACGTACACTCGACCCAACCGAGTCATATACACGTAACTATGCTCCGTTCAACATCTTCAATGAGTTGAACAATAACTACATGGACTTGAATGTACACGACTTCCGTATACAGACAAGTATTGACTATAAGCCAATAACAAAGTTGAAGCTTACTGCTTTGGTAGCTGTTAAGAGTGCTGCTTCAACGATGGAACATGTCGTTCGTGAAAACTCTAATCAGGCTTTGGCTTATCGTGCAATGGGTACAACAACTATCCGCGATGCCAATCCTTATCTTTATACTGATCCTGACAACCCATTTGCTCTTCCAGAGTCAATCCTCAAAGAGGGTGGTATTCTTGACAGAACAGGTAACCACTTCTTTGGTTGGGATACCCGTCTTTCTGCTGCTTACAACGATGTATTCAATGATACACACATCGTGAACCTCTATGCTGGTGTTGAGAGTAATAGCGTTGACCGTAAAGCTACTTTCGACCGTGAGTGGGGTATGATGTTTGATGCTGGTGAGATTGCTAAGCTGAACTATCGTGCATTCAAGATGTTCCAGGAGCAGGGTTCTGACTACTATAGTTTGTCAAATACCCACATTCGCAGTCTTGCTTACTTCGGTACAGGTACCTATTCTTATAAGGGTCGCTATCAGATGACTGGTACTTTCCGTTATGAGGGTACTAACTATCTGGGTAAGGCTACATCAGCTCGTTGGTTGCCAACCTATAACGTTTCTGGTGCATGGAACGCACATGAGGAAGAATGGTTTAATAAGGTGTTTAAGCAGGCGTTGACACATGCTACATTCCGCTTGAGCTACTCACTTACTGGTGACCGTCCTCCTGTAACCAACTCATTGCCAATCTTCACAGCAACAGTGCCTTGGCGTCCATTTACTTCTATTCAGGAGACTGGATACGATGAGCAGTTCGGTAATAAGAACCTTACTTATGAGAAGAAGCGTGAGTTCAACCTTGGTTTTGACTTTGGTTTCCTTGACAACCGAATCAATCTTACAACTGATTTCTACTGGCGTCGCAATAGTGACCTTATTGGTTACGTGAACCATCCACAGCTGGGTTCTTATAACCTTGCTAACGTTGCTTCAATGAAGTCTAATGGTATGGAGCTTTCATTGAATACACATAATATCAAGACAAAGGACTTCAGTTGGGAATCTAACTTTATCTTCTCATGGACACACAATGAGATCACAAGTCTCTTCACCCATGCACGTGTTATCGACCTCGTACAGGGAACTGGTTATAGTCTTGTAGGTTATCCTGTAAACTCTATCTTTAGCATCCCATTTGCTGGACTCGATGGTGAGGGTTTGCCTACATTCATGAACGAGGATGGTAGAAGAACAATCTCTGGTCTTAATCTCCAGGAGCGTGATCAGGAGAAGATTAAGTATCTGAAGTTCGAAGGTCCTGCCGACCCAACTACAACGGGTTCATTTGGTAACGTCTTCCGTTATAAGAACTGGGACCTCAACGTATTCGTTACTTATAGCTTTGGTAATAAGGTTCGTTTGAACCATATCTTCAGCAATCGCTATGACGATATGGATGCTCTGCCTAAGGAGTTCCGTAATCGCTGGACATACAGTGGTGATGAGGCTTTGACTACTATCCCTGTAATTGCTTCACGTCGTCAGAACCGCAACAATTCACAGTTGGATGTTGCTTACAATGCTTATAACTATTCTGATGTTCGTATCGCAAAGGGTGACTTTATTCGTATGAAAGAAATCTCATTGGGTTACACTTTCCCTGCAGCTATGATTAGAACGATTGGTGTTAGTAGTTTAGCTTTGAAGCTTCAGGCAACTAACCTCTTCCTCTTCTATTCAGATAAGAAGCTGAACGGTCAGGATCCAGAGTTCTTCAATACAGGTGGTGTAGCTGCGCCAGTTCCAAAGCAGTTTACCTTGACATTGAGATTAGGTCTTTAA
- a CDS encoding putative transporter has product MDWLIDIFSAEKQDTVAHIMLLYSIVIALGIYLGKIKIGGISLGVTFVLFVGILAGHIKFTGPIPVLTFVQDFGLILFVFMIGLQVGPGFFESFGKGGLKLNILSTVAILLNVLVMFACYYIFFDTQDKTNLPMMVGTLYGAVTNTPGLGAANEALHSVFKNGMDFDIASGYACAYPLGVVGIISATIAIRYICKVNLQEENEKLNEEEAENPHAKPYTMYLKVQNAYIAGRKLEEISEFLNRDFVCTRLMHEGVLSVPTLDNVFELGDEILVVSAEGDAAAIRAFIGPEIEVDWHEEDQPQQLVSRRIVITNSKINGKTLGDMHFRSVYGVNVTRISRQGMDLFAGRNHRFIVGDRIMVVGPEENVNRVASMMGNSEKRLNAPNIATIFVGIIVGIIFGTLPIAIPHMPVPMKLGLAGGPLVIAILIGRFGYRMGLVTYTTTSANMMLREIGLALFLASVGIKAGATFWDTVVQGDGLKYVYTGFIITIVPILIVGTIARLKYKFNYFTIMGMLAGTYTDPPALAYANSICAGEAPAVGYSTVYPLSMFLRIFLAQVIVLFFCQI; this is encoded by the coding sequence ATGGACTGGTTAATTGATATTTTTTCGGCAGAGAAACAGGATACGGTAGCCCATATTATGCTATTGTATTCTATTGTCATTGCCTTGGGTATCTACCTGGGCAAAATTAAAATTGGAGGTATTTCGCTTGGCGTTACCTTTGTGTTGTTTGTGGGCATTCTTGCTGGTCACATTAAATTTACAGGACCTATCCCCGTATTGACCTTTGTACAAGACTTTGGATTGATTCTTTTCGTCTTTATGATTGGTTTGCAAGTCGGACCGGGATTCTTTGAAAGTTTCGGTAAAGGTGGTCTGAAGTTGAACATTCTTTCGACGGTGGCAATCCTGCTCAACGTCCTTGTGATGTTTGCTTGTTACTACATTTTCTTTGACACGCAGGACAAGACAAATCTTCCTATGATGGTCGGTACGCTCTATGGTGCTGTGACGAACACTCCTGGTCTTGGTGCTGCGAATGAAGCACTCCACAGTGTCTTCAAGAATGGCATGGACTTCGACATCGCTTCTGGTTACGCTTGTGCTTATCCTTTGGGTGTGGTTGGTATAATCAGTGCGACGATCGCTATCCGTTATATCTGCAAGGTAAACCTTCAAGAGGAGAATGAAAAGCTGAATGAGGAAGAAGCTGAGAATCCTCATGCAAAGCCTTACACAATGTATTTGAAGGTACAGAATGCGTATATCGCAGGCCGTAAGCTCGAAGAAATATCAGAATTCCTTAATCGTGACTTCGTTTGTACACGTCTTATGCACGAAGGTGTATTGTCTGTTCCTACCTTAGATAATGTTTTTGAGTTAGGTGATGAGATTCTCGTTGTCAGTGCAGAGGGTGATGCAGCTGCCATCCGTGCTTTCATCGGTCCAGAGATTGAAGTAGACTGGCACGAGGAAGACCAGCCACAACAGTTGGTTAGCCGTCGTATTGTTATCACCAATAGCAAGATTAACGGTAAGACTTTGGGCGATATGCATTTCCGTTCAGTATATGGCGTGAACGTAACACGTATCAGCCGTCAGGGTATGGACCTCTTTGCTGGTCGCAACCACCGTTTTATCGTGGGTGACCGTATCATGGTTGTTGGTCCAGAAGAGAACGTTAACCGCGTTGCTTCTATGATGGGTAACTCTGAAAAGCGCCTTAACGCACCAAATATTGCAACCATCTTCGTTGGTATCATCGTTGGTATCATCTTCGGTACGTTGCCAATTGCGATTCCTCACATGCCTGTACCAATGAAACTCGGTCTTGCAGGTGGTCCGTTGGTTATCGCTATTCTTATTGGTCGTTTTGGTTATCGAATGGGACTTGTGACCTATACTACAACGTCAGCGAATATGATGCTCCGTGAGATTGGTTTGGCACTCTTCTTGGCTTCTGTAGGTATCAAGGCAGGAGCAACCTTCTGGGACACCGTAGTACAGGGTGACGGATTGAAGTATGTGTACACAGGTTTTATCATTACGATTGTTCCAATCCTTATTGTCGGCACTATTGCTCGTTTGAAGTATAAGTTCAATTACTTCACAATTATGGGTATGCTTGCCGGAACCTATACCGACCCACCAGCCTTGGCTTATGCAAACTCTATCTGTGCAGGTGAGGCTCCAGCTGTAGGTTACTCAACAGTTTATCCGCTCAGTATGTTCCTTCGAATCTTCTTAGCGCAGGTAATTGTACTCTTCTTCTGCCAGATTTAG
- a CDS encoding DUF6383 domain-containing protein: MKHKFTFFPSFLLLVMAMLWSSLAAHAQDEVLIRFHTNVPEKAKKSGVAAQVSFVLGSKSDKADVSIDYGSGDTEVEIKKAIVENDNGEQTIKGTLCTSAVTDAGWVTISGDPDDLYFFNASGNEIDQIQFNDNLKLQVLNLEHNNLKSLNIDRLQSLNIIYLQDNPFSATTPLMIGRMPNLMVLEVPQIGHISLNFTLKNFPNLRSFDAYHTISLKTADPTGCPYLQRLSLDMTSVESVDLSKNPELQILNVGDSRVKTLDLSHNPKITQLYISHSSGTVNTDVKFETIDVSHCPELYYFYCGGNNLKELDLRSNPKLFTLSCDRNLLRKLDVSQNPALYSVNVRYNYMDFATLPEPGNWFEYYHEQNPMELNDTYKVGDVIDLSKRVLRANTTTQARLYRVPKADPTKPVELDDSYYSYEAGKVTLKKALDEEVFVQFTNSRLRDYPIRTENFRVKTVAEFGKDVKAVEMSSLGSEGSPVNMSVGILGATAANPVTVKVDLGDGETKPFQIKEERPATANIATTRTGAGNIIIYVPQDKYVTSLESDGQYIDNIDLSALTELRILTLKNAGLTTIDLSYNNKLEKLDLSHNQLNRVDLRGPSSYFNKSKLTDINISHNQVDSLLFNTIYGVTKLNVSHNKLNKLDLKDADNLRMLDISNNKFTRLLLNHSELIEDINVANNELTEVKIPPVAPVKKLNVSGNYFTLANMPNDFGLTRGNFIYAPQHVLQISTSSPGIDLSEQNITKDGSTTNFVWKKKDGTLLQLGKDYTITNGSAKFTNLALDSIYCEMTHPAYPDFEGKNVFKTTNVHPIAFPKYELASFTTVNQTDSVVLSLASYVPGKSVYFEWGGNGNVTQYTLGETYKIFRAKSKPNTKVRVLVAEPDDKVKVFSVANVNMTNVDLTGLKEAKLISITHAGLTSVKLPAAPNLTDLNLEANELTDIDLSAFPKLNFISLTGNKIKNFDLSKAPNLGIAYLSSNKMKEIKLDNPKLWNLDLSDNDLESVSLDKLPQLEQLWLNANKLTKVDVSKNTNLRVLNVVGNRLKFSTMPLPSNNGKRFDRYSYNLQAPIDVKCVDGKVDLSSEAVVGGEMTTYHWFIGNVTYKDGELQGEKLEVNDEYTVENGVTTLKLTQPITNLVCVMSNDNFPNALIYTNYIAFTPDPTGIDAVTADKDVKIQFFDGAVNILGAKNATTAIYSIDGKLVYQGKVADDSTRISLARGTYIVRVGNKAAKISVK; this comes from the coding sequence ATGAAGCACAAATTTACTTTTTTTCCATCATTCCTCCTCTTAGTGATGGCTATGTTGTGGAGTTCGCTTGCTGCCCATGCACAAGACGAAGTTTTGATTCGATTCCACACCAATGTGCCTGAAAAGGCAAAAAAATCTGGTGTGGCAGCACAGGTTTCTTTTGTGTTGGGTTCTAAGTCAGACAAGGCCGATGTATCTATCGACTATGGTTCTGGTGATACCGAAGTTGAGATTAAGAAAGCTATTGTTGAGAATGATAATGGCGAACAGACCATTAAGGGTACTCTCTGTACAAGTGCTGTGACAGATGCAGGTTGGGTAACGATCTCTGGTGACCCAGACGACCTCTATTTCTTCAATGCTTCTGGCAACGAGATCGACCAGATTCAGTTTAATGACAACTTGAAACTCCAGGTCTTGAACTTAGAGCATAACAACTTAAAGTCACTCAACATCGACCGTTTGCAGAGTCTAAATATCATCTATTTGCAGGATAATCCTTTCTCTGCTACAACTCCATTGATGATTGGTCGTATGCCAAATCTTATGGTGTTGGAGGTTCCACAGATTGGACATATCTCTCTAAACTTCACACTGAAGAACTTCCCTAATCTCCGTTCGTTTGATGCTTACCACACTATCAGTCTCAAGACAGCAGATCCAACAGGCTGTCCATATCTGCAGCGTTTGAGCCTTGACATGACAAGTGTTGAAAGTGTAGACCTCTCAAAGAACCCAGAATTGCAGATTCTCAACGTGGGTGACTCTCGTGTAAAGACACTTGATCTTAGCCATAACCCTAAAATTACACAGCTCTATATCTCTCATTCTTCTGGAACTGTCAATACTGACGTGAAGTTTGAGACCATTGATGTATCGCATTGTCCTGAACTTTACTACTTCTATTGTGGTGGTAATAACTTGAAAGAACTTGATTTAAGAAGCAATCCAAAGCTCTTTACGCTCTCTTGTGATCGTAACCTCTTGAGAAAGCTCGACGTTAGTCAGAACCCTGCACTCTATAGTGTCAACGTACGTTATAACTATATGGATTTTGCTACACTGCCAGAGCCAGGCAACTGGTTTGAGTATTACCACGAGCAAAACCCTATGGAGTTGAATGATACATATAAGGTAGGTGATGTTATCGACCTTAGTAAGCGTGTGCTTCGTGCAAATACAACGACTCAGGCAAGACTCTACCGTGTTCCAAAGGCTGACCCAACAAAGCCAGTAGAGTTAGACGACAGCTATTACTCATACGAGGCTGGTAAGGTGACATTGAAGAAAGCACTTGATGAAGAAGTCTTTGTTCAGTTTACTAATAGCCGTCTCAGAGACTATCCTATCCGCACAGAGAACTTCCGTGTGAAGACTGTTGCCGAGTTTGGTAAGGATGTGAAGGCTGTTGAAATGTCAAGTCTTGGATCAGAGGGTTCTCCTGTTAACATGTCGGTGGGTATCCTTGGTGCTACAGCAGCTAATCCTGTAACAGTAAAGGTTGACTTAGGTGATGGAGAAACAAAGCCATTCCAGATTAAGGAAGAGCGCCCTGCTACAGCAAATATTGCTACTACACGTACTGGCGCAGGTAACATTATTATATATGTTCCACAAGATAAGTACGTAACAAGTCTTGAGTCTGATGGTCAATACATTGATAACATCGACCTCTCTGCACTTACAGAACTTCGCATACTGACGTTGAAGAATGCAGGTCTTACTACTATTGACCTCTCTTATAACAATAAGCTTGAGAAACTCGACCTCTCTCATAATCAGCTAAATCGTGTTGATCTTCGTGGTCCATCATCTTATTTTAATAAGAGTAAGTTGACTGATATCAATATTAGTCATAACCAAGTTGACTCATTGCTCTTCAATACCATCTATGGTGTAACCAAGCTCAATGTAAGTCACAACAAACTGAATAAGTTGGATCTTAAGGATGCCGACAACTTGCGTATGCTTGATATCTCTAACAATAAGTTCACTCGTCTCCTCCTTAATCACAGCGAACTCATCGAGGATATCAATGTGGCAAACAACGAACTTACTGAGGTGAAGATTCCACCTGTAGCACCAGTTAAGAAGTTGAATGTTAGTGGTAACTACTTCACATTGGCTAATATGCCTAACGACTTCGGTCTGACTCGTGGCAACTTTATCTATGCACCACAGCATGTATTGCAGATTTCAACCTCTTCACCAGGTATTGATCTCTCTGAACAGAATATTACAAAGGATGGGTCAACAACTAACTTTGTATGGAAGAAGAAAGATGGTACACTGTTACAGTTGGGCAAGGACTACACCATCACCAATGGTTCAGCTAAGTTCACCAACCTCGCACTTGACTCAATCTATTGCGAGATGACACATCCTGCTTATCCTGATTTCGAAGGTAAGAACGTCTTCAAGACTACTAATGTTCATCCTATCGCCTTCCCTAAATACGAGTTGGCATCATTTACTACTGTCAACCAGACCGATAGCGTAGTATTGTCTCTCGCAAGCTATGTTCCTGGTAAGTCTGTTTACTTCGAGTGGGGCGGCAATGGTAATGTCACACAGTATACACTTGGAGAGACTTACAAGATCTTCCGAGCTAAGTCAAAGCCGAATACAAAGGTACGTGTGCTTGTTGCTGAGCCTGATGATAAGGTGAAAGTCTTCAGTGTTGCAAACGTTAATATGACTAATGTAGACCTCACTGGTTTGAAGGAAGCGAAGCTCATTTCTATAACTCATGCCGGACTGACATCTGTTAAGCTCCCTGCAGCACCAAATCTTACTGATTTGAACCTTGAAGCAAATGAGTTGACTGATATTGATTTGTCAGCTTTCCCAAAACTTAATTTCATCTCGTTAACGGGTAATAAGATTAAGAACTTCGACTTATCAAAGGCGCCAAACCTTGGTATTGCTTACCTCTCAAGCAATAAGATGAAGGAAATCAAGCTTGACAACCCTAAGCTTTGGAACCTTGACTTGAGCGATAACGACCTCGAAAGCGTGTCACTCGACAAGCTTCCTCAGTTAGAGCAGTTGTGGTTGAACGCTAATAAGTTGACAAAGGTTGACGTATCAAAAAATACCAACCTTAGAGTTCTCAACGTTGTTGGCAACCGTCTGAAGTTCTCTACAATGCCATTGCCAAGCAATAACGGCAAACGATTTGATAGATACTCTTACAACCTTCAGGCACCAATCGATGTTAAGTGCGTTGATGGTAAGGTTGACCTCAGCTCTGAAGCTGTCGTTGGCGGTGAGATGACAACCTACCACTGGTTCATCGGTAATGTGACCTATAAAGATGGCGAGTTACAAGGTGAGAAGTTAGAGGTCAATGATGAGTATACCGTTGAGAATGGTGTAACTACATTGAAGCTCACTCAGCCTATCACCAACCTTGTTTGTGTGATGTCGAACGATAACTTCCCTAATGCACTTATCTATACAAACTACATCGCGTTTACACCTGACCCAACAGGCATTGATGCTGTTACAGCTGATAAGGATGTTAAGATTCAGTTCTTCGATGGTGCTGTTAATATCCTTGGTGCAAAGAATGCTACAACAGCTATCTACTCAATCGATGGTAAACTCGTTTACCAAGGTAAGGTTGCTGACGATAGCACACGCATCTCTCTTGCTCGTGGTACCTACATCGTACGTGTAGGAAACAAGGCTGCAAAGATTAGCGTAAAGTAA
- a CDS encoding S8 family serine peptidase has protein sequence MRKILLTVFCLCSVGLAYGQSKLDLQSQLELFKLRNTSIPTYNSRTRSFERPKSVPENTMAMVELKDQNGRADLEAQGVRVLRVRGNIAIVVAPIKDIERIADLKCVRRMELPRRVYQKMDVVRKEIGVDKIHQGIDLPQAYTGKGVVTGIVDGGIDPNHINFLKPDGSTRFGYISKITASQSNKDGYQFDNYYPRVVLDTLTNRDNAYAIEDFTTDSYTTFHGTHTTGIMAGGYKGNITYAKTNDNDRSYKVTGPNPFYGCATESELVASCGDLRDQYIAFGVDDVVQYAKLSGKNPKPCVINLSLGSNIGVHDSTSVMNRFLAEEGKHAIICVAAGNEANMGIALKKNFTAADETVKTFLTPMQPDTLRSGNKTYFNLRNGQIAAYSNDSTEFELQIVVTNANRRNRAVARIPILKNTNGQPVTYASGGNDYSMSGAVIDPNFAKAFDGYVTAASAIDAETGRYYAMAQIMTSDNQKENQDGHYKLALEIKSKKPGQRVEVYSDAQFIYFDSNRQEGFVSGTRNGSISDMACAANIVTVGSYNVRNHWSSLNGFVYGYNKRGDEDDFPEGEASRFSSFGTLADGRNLPHVCAPGASIISSVNTYAVENQELGYTDMALQGRLEKGGKKYYWHQSLGTSMATPVVAGAIALWLEANPSLTVKDVVRIIQQTARKDNFVTNTGDPVQWGAGKFDAYAGLKQVLKEKETNGINGVRYAESQAVPVITMTGERSFSAFLAGAKQLNLRAYSLSGQLVHSLSAQGDELNVNASSWNKGVYLIQVNGGKAQRIVIY, from the coding sequence ATGAGAAAAATTCTACTCACTGTATTTTGTTTATGTTCAGTAGGATTAGCTTACGGTCAGTCGAAGCTTGACCTACAAAGTCAGTTGGAACTGTTCAAACTCCGTAACACTTCCATTCCTACCTACAACAGTCGTACACGTTCGTTTGAACGTCCAAAAAGTGTACCAGAGAACACAATGGCAATGGTCGAACTGAAGGATCAGAACGGCCGTGCAGACTTAGAGGCACAAGGAGTAAGGGTGCTGCGAGTACGTGGTAATATTGCCATTGTCGTAGCTCCAATAAAAGACATTGAGCGTATTGCAGACTTGAAGTGCGTTCGTCGTATGGAACTCCCACGTCGCGTTTATCAGAAGATGGACGTCGTACGTAAGGAGATTGGCGTAGATAAGATTCACCAAGGCATCGACCTCCCACAGGCTTACACTGGTAAAGGAGTGGTAACGGGTATTGTTGATGGTGGTATTGACCCTAACCATATCAACTTCCTCAAGCCAGACGGAAGCACGCGATTTGGTTATATCAGTAAGATTACAGCCAGTCAGTCAAATAAGGATGGTTATCAATTCGATAACTATTACCCTCGTGTCGTACTTGATACCTTAACAAACCGTGATAATGCATACGCTATTGAGGACTTTACGACCGATTCCTACACTACGTTCCATGGTACTCACACTACAGGAATCATGGCGGGTGGATACAAAGGTAATATCACCTATGCTAAGACTAACGATAACGATAGGTCTTATAAAGTGACAGGTCCTAATCCTTTCTATGGTTGTGCGACAGAGTCAGAACTTGTGGCTTCATGCGGTGATTTGCGTGATCAGTATATTGCATTTGGTGTTGATGATGTCGTACAGTATGCAAAACTATCAGGAAAGAACCCAAAGCCATGTGTTATCAACCTTTCATTAGGTAGTAACATTGGTGTACACGACTCTACAAGTGTAATGAATCGCTTCCTTGCAGAGGAAGGAAAGCACGCAATTATCTGTGTTGCTGCAGGTAACGAAGCGAACATGGGCATCGCATTAAAGAAGAATTTTACCGCTGCAGATGAGACGGTTAAGACTTTCCTCACGCCAATGCAGCCAGATACTTTGCGTTCTGGGAATAAGACCTACTTTAATCTTCGTAACGGACAGATAGCTGCTTATAGTAATGATTCTACAGAATTCGAGTTACAAATTGTTGTTACTAATGCAAATCGTCGTAATCGTGCTGTAGCCAGAATTCCTATTTTAAAGAATACAAATGGCCAACCTGTGACCTATGCATCAGGTGGTAATGACTATTCAATGTCAGGCGCTGTGATTGACCCAAACTTTGCGAAAGCGTTTGATGGTTACGTCACAGCAGCTTCTGCTATAGATGCTGAAACGGGCCGTTACTATGCTATGGCGCAGATAATGACCAGTGATAACCAGAAAGAAAATCAGGATGGCCACTATAAACTGGCATTGGAAATAAAGAGTAAGAAGCCTGGACAGCGTGTTGAAGTTTATAGCGATGCACAGTTTATCTACTTCGATAGTAACAGGCAGGAGGGTTTCGTAAGCGGAACACGTAATGGTTCTATCAGCGATATGGCATGTGCTGCAAACATCGTTACTGTTGGTAGCTACAATGTACGCAACCATTGGTCATCTCTCAACGGCTTTGTTTATGGATACAACAAGCGAGGTGACGAGGATGACTTCCCTGAAGGCGAGGCTTCACGCTTCTCTTCTTTCGGTACATTAGCCGATGGTAGAAACCTTCCACACGTATGTGCTCCGGGTGCATCTATCATCTCTTCTGTTAACACATATGCTGTAGAGAATCAAGAGTTAGGATATACTGACATGGCATTGCAGGGTAGATTGGAGAAAGGTGGTAAGAAATACTACTGGCATCAATCACTCGGTACATCCATGGCTACGCCTGTTGTGGCTGGTGCTATTGCCCTCTGGCTTGAAGCGAACCCAAGCTTGACAGTCAAGGACGTAGTCCGTATCATCCAGCAGACTGCTCGTAAGGATAACTTTGTTACTAATACAGGTGACCCAGTACAGTGGGGAGCTGGTAAGTTTGACGCTTACGCAGGTTTGAAGCAGGTACTAAAAGAAAAGGAAACCAATGGTATTAATGGCGTAAGATACGCTGAGAGTCAAGCAGTACCTGTCATCACAATGACTGGCGAACGTTCTTTCTCAGCCTTCCTTGCTGGTGCAAAGCAGCTGAACTTACGTGCTTACTCACTTAGCGGACAGTTAGTTCACTCGCTCTCAGCACAAGGTGACGAACTCAACGTTAATGCCTCTTCATGGAACAAGGGCGTTTACTTGATTCAAGTAAATGGTGGTAAGGCACAACGTATCGTTATCTATTAA